The following is a genomic window from Candidatus Marinimicrobia bacterium CG08_land_8_20_14_0_20_45_22.
GCGACCATTCTGGTCGATGACGAAAAAGAGAGCGCAATCGACGCCAAGATGACACCGGCATTTGGATATCTGAATCTAACGACAACGCCACCGAATGCTCCCGTTATGGTCAACGATAAACCAATTGGCAACGCGCCTTTACTGAATTACAAACTGATGTCCGGTAAGTATCTGCTAATGCTGAAAGCCGATTTCTATAAAACCACGCAGGAGGGAATCATCATCGCCGATGGGCAAACTTTGACAAAAGCCATCGACTTACCGCCGGACTTCGGTTCGATTTCCGTGCAAGCCGCGCCGGTTGGCTCTAAAGTGTTGATCGATGGAAAAGCAGTTGGCGTCTCACCATTATTTGTCAAACAAATTGCAGTTGGCAGTCATAAAGTCCGCATTGAGAGCGGTGAACATTACGAACCAATCGAGACGACACTATTCGTCGGACTCGGCGAAACACAGGTGATTCAAACGTCATTGAAGGAACGCATCGGTTCGCTGATGATTACCAGCAACCCGCCGGGTGCGATCATCAAAATCGACGGCGCTGGCTACAAACTGACTTCCGGAGAAAGCGCCAAAACACCAATCAAACTCAGTCGGGTATGGGCGGGTAAACGAACGGTCAGTCTGGAAATGCCCGGTTATGCGTCCGCCAAGCAGGATGTCGTTGTCCGGGAAAATGAACTGAAACCTCTCCAATTCACGCTGAATAAAATGGTTTTTATCAAACCGCGTGATCAAGCCTTGTGGCGATCTGCCGTAGTACCGGGTTTTGGGCAAGCCTATTCCACACGATACAAAGTGGGTGCTGGTTATCTCGCCGGAGAAGTCGTCCTCTATTTTATCCTTCAGAATCAGAAAAGACTGTATGAAAAGTATCAAAATGCCTATCTGATAGAACGGGAAGATTATCGTAGCGTCATCGGAACGTCGGAAGAATTGAAAGTGATCTGGGAGCATGTTCAAGACTCATACAACAAAATGGACAATCAATATAAGAAACAGCAACTCGTCACTGGAGCAATGGTGGGATTGTATCTATGGAATATCGCCGATGCCTACCTATTTATGCCGAAAATCGGTGAAAAGCATGTCAGTGTTTATCCGACCATTGACGGATTTGCTCTGCGATTAGAAGCGGAGTTGCCATGAAATCGAAATTACTATTCCGATTCTGGATGGCTCTGCTCATTGGTCTATTTTCCTGTTCGCCGCACGAGGAACTCATTCCGCCGGACAATCCGTTAGACCCGGATAATCCCGACTACGAGCCGCCGGCCGCTGTCATCACTTATGGCATTGCTGACGGAAGTGTTTCGACGAAAGATTCGGCGACCTTTGCGTGGGATGGCAATTCAATTACAAAAGACTTTTCATATCGGTTTGACAATGGTGAGTGGTCGAACTGGACGACAATTCAGACGGTGACTTTCAGTTATCTCGATGAAATGGCGCATCGGTTTGAAGTGCGTGCCCGCGGCGAAAACGACGAGATTCAGGAAATACCGGCGACCAGTGACTTCACCACAGATGCCGTCGATGGCGCGTCGCTGATTCTGTTTCCCTATCGTCAGACAAGTAATGTCGGTGACACACTAACTGTTGCGGTGATGCTGGAAGAAGTGACAAATATTCTTGGCGCTGAGTTTACACTGACTTACGATCCGACGGGATTTCTATTCATCGATTCTCAAACCGGTACGTTTGCGGATTCGATTCAGGCGACGGGATTGCAGGTCGTTGAGGTTGATCCGGTTCTGGGTAAGGTTTCCGCCTCGGTGACTGCCGCCGCGGGAAGCGTCAAGTTTTTTTCCGGCACGGCATCTCTATTAACGATCCGTTTAAAGACTATCAAGATCGGAACCTATTCGCTGACGCTTGGAAATGGTGTTTTGGTCGATTCCAACCGTCAACCGGCGGCAGTCAATCGTCTGCGCGGCGGAGTGGTGGTGGTGAAATGAAAGAATGCCGTGTCCACCTTCAGATTAATCCACAGATTTATCTGTGGAAGGAGGATGAATCGGTTCGGATGACAGGTTTCACGTCCCATAATCCCCGCGTTGAAACGCGGGGCTATTTTGATCTCATCAACGACGTCATTCAGTGTAACCCACAGATTCATCTGTGGGATCAAAACGTCTCTAAAAGCCCCGAAACCATTTTTTTTTAATGGTTTTCCAAAATCAAGGAGGTTTCTAATGTCCCACGCCTATGTCGCTAACTGGTTACATATCATCTGGTCAACTAAAAACCGGCGACGCTGTCTGATGGCAAATAATGCTCTACCAGTCCGTGAACATTTGATCGCGGAAGCCGCAAAAACCGAATCATCCATCGAGACCATTAATATCCAACCCGAACATGTTCATATTCTTGTGAATCTGCCTGCAACACAGTCAATCGATAATTTTATCCATCAACTCAAGGGTGAATCGTCACATTGGATCAATGACGAAAAGATCATCCCCGGTCGTTTTAACTGGCAGAAAGGTTATGGCGCTTTTTCGGTTAGCGTGTCGATGGTTGAAATGGTCAAACAATACATTCAGAATCAGCAAGAACATCATCGACGCAAGCCGTTTGCAGAAGAGTATAAGGAATTTTTAGAAAAACATGGATTCGTTTATGATGATGAAAACCGATAAATCGGTTTGGATGGGTTTCACGTCCCATCATCCCCGCGTTGAAACGTGGGGTTATTCTGATCTCGTCAACGACGTCATTCAGATTAACCCACAGATTCATCTGTGGGATGACGAAACGCCCCACGCCCAGATCCCCATATCCGTTTCAACGGATTTCCTATACCCGAAAACCGATGAATCGGTTCGGATGATGGATTTCGCGTCTTATCCTCCCCGCGTTGAAACGCGGGGCTATTCTGACGAACCGTTATTCCATTTCCGCAAGGAGTTATTCTCTTCAGGAAGGCAATCATTCTCTTCCGGAAAGCAGTCATTCTGTTCCGGAAAGGAGTTGTTCACTTGCGGAAAACAGTCATTCTCTTCCGGGAAGGAGTTATTCCGTTCCAGAAAAGAGTTGTTCTGTTCAGGAAAGCCATTGTTCTGTTCAATAGTTCAACCGTTAAGTTTATTAGCCCAGCCGTTCACGGTTGGGAGAGAGATTCAATTAGCAATGGAGCAATCCAAATGAGAAATAAAATTTCCATACTCATTTTAATTTCTGTTCTATTATTTTTCGCAGTCAATAGCGCCAATTCCCAGCAATTCACCGAAATGACGGAAATCAGTTTAACAGAAGTTATGGGTGGTTCTGCAGCCTGGGGCGATTATGACAACGATGGCGATCTCGATATCTTACTCACGGGTTATACAAGTAGTGACTTCTCTGTTTCCAAGATTTACCGTAATAATGGTGACAACTCATTCACTGAACAAACTGGAATCAGTTTAACGGGAGTTTATTACAGTTCAGTAGCCTGGGGCGATTATGACAACGACGGTAATCTCGATATCTTACTCACTGGTGAGAAATATTCATCACATAATTATGATGCAATTTCCAAGATTTACCATAACAATGGAGATAACTCGTTCACAGAGCAGACGGGAATTAGTTTAACGGGAGTCGAAAATAGTTCTGTAGCATGGGGTGATTATGATAACGACGGAGATCTCGATATCTTGCTTACAGGCTTTACGGGTAGTAGTAATACATATGTTACCAAGATTTACTGTAACAACAATTTAATAACGAATTCCACTCCATTAGCACCTTCCGGATTGACGGCTACAACAACAGGATCGGATGTTACCTTCAGTTGGAACAAATCCAGTGACACGGAAACACCGCAGAATGGATTGACCTACAATCTATACGTCAGCACAACTTCGGGCGGTTGTCAGGTGAAATCGCCGATGGCGGACAGTTCAACGGGTTATCGAAAAGTTGTTCAACTTGGAAATATGAATCATTGCAATTCTTATACTCTGAAAGGACTTACTGACGGTAAATATTACTGGAGCGTGCAGGCGATTGATAATGCATTCGCAGGTTCATCTTGGGCAACAGAGTACAGTTTTATTATAGATACAACTTCGCCATCCGCGCCTCAGAATCTCACCGTTCAGCCCGGCAATGGACAAGTTATACTCAAATGGAACAAGAACATCGAATCCGATTTCCTCCGCTATCGTATATATAGTGGAACGAGTGCCAATCCGACAATCAAGATTGATTCCACTATAGGTGGAATTCTTGATACTATCAAGGTCATTACCGGATTGACGAACGGCACGACTTACTATTTCCGTATCACCGCGGTGGATTCTGCTGGTAATGAGAGTGGATTTTCTAATCAAGTCAGTGCCATTCCCGACGATTATGAAGCCCCGCAAGTTGCGCTTCTTTCTCCCGTCGGGGGTGAGAAGTGGGAGGAGGGTTCCAGTCAATTGATCAAATGGATTTCGTCGGATAATGTCAGGATACAGCATCATTTGGTGCACTTTAGTATTGATAATGGGCAGAATTTCACCCGGATTGACAGCGTTTCTGGTGAAGTGGATTCCTTATTGTGGACGGTTTCAAACAAGATTACAAAACAAGGTAAGGTGAAGGTCACATCTTATGACGCGCGCGGCAATTCTGCGTTTGCGGTGAATACAAATCCGTTTGAAATTGTGGATATTACTCCGCCAAATGTAATGCTTATAAGCCAGATTTCTGGAAAAACAGTAGAAATTGCCAATGCTGAATCGATAACTTGGACCGCAACTGACAACGCGGGTGTGCAGTTCATCGATCTGGATTATTCCGTAAACGGCGGTACTGACTGGAAACCGATAGCGGCTCATGAATCCAACGACGGTTCTTACGACTGGTTGATTCCCGATGAACAGTCGGAAAATTGTAAAATCCGTGTCATTGCGACGGACGGCGTCGGTCTCTCCGATACTTCCATAAGTGCAGGCGCTTTCACAATTGTCCGTATCTATCCAAAGTTAGCGGCATTTCCGTCGGTACTGTCACCGCTCGATACACTGGTTTTGGAATTCACACAGGCGATGGACAGCGCCGGTTTCCGGAGCGGTTGTGCACTTTACAGCCAGATGTATGGCGATTTGACTTATCATTATCGTTTCTATGATAATCTCCGAAAGGCGAAGTTATTCTTAACTGAGTCATTTACGTCGCGTGATACTCTATCGGTACTTATGACGGCTAATTCCACGACGAATATCTACGGTTATGGCTTAGATGGAAACGCAAACGGTGGCTTCGAGGGTTCGCCGACAGATAATCTGACGTTGACAATTCCGGTCGAGATTGCCGGTGATTTCAACAACGATGATGTTGTCAATTTCGATGACTTTGCGCCGTTCGTTTTAGCGTGGCAAGGGCGCGATTTCGGAAAGGAATTGGCTCCCAATCGTGGTGAAGTTCCCAGGATTACTATTTCGCCCAATCAGAAGTATGACGTCTATGACTTGACGACATTTGCGAGTCTGTGGAACTGGACGGTTGGCTTGCGCAAAGCGTTACCGATGATAGCGGATTTCCCGGAAGTTGATTTTCCTGTCACACAGGAAGGAAACAGCGTAATGGTCAAGCCGAATAGTGCCGACGTGATCGCTTACCAGTATTTAGTCGAGTACGATCCAAAAGTCGTTGGTGTCAAATATTCTGACAACCGACTTCCTAAGATTACTGAAACACAGATGCGGATGGTCGATGCCTTTCCGGATAGCGGATTATTGTTGATTTCCGAAGGATATTTCAGCGCCAGTGCTTTGCCGGAAATGCATCTGGAACTTTTACCGAAGGGCAGAAATCCGTACGAAATTACAATTGCCTATCAAACTGTTCTGACCGATTGCACGCGGGTCATAGGCAAACGCACTATTCGTCTCCAACCGATACCGACGAAGTTCGCATTGCAACAGAACTACCCGAATCCATTTAATCCGACAACGACGATTCCATATCAATTGCCGGAGAAAGCATACGTCAGGATTTCGATTTATAATCTGAATGGTCAGTTTGTAGAAACCATCGTTTCGAAGGAACAGCCTGCCGGTTATTACAGCGTCGTTTGGAACGCTGGCAATGTTGCATCGGGCATCTATATCTATCGAATTGAAGCCGGATCATTTCACGATGTGAGAAAATGCGCCATTCTGAAGTGATCTGACTATGTATCGTTTGTTATGAATATAAGAGCCATCCCGAGCGGTGGCTCTTTTCATTTATCAAATTACTGATAGATAAGTACACGAGTTTTGGGACAATTGTTGTTTAAAGGATTTATGACGCTTGATAATCGGATTATTTATGATTAATATTCAATTGTATGAAGAGAAAAAAGGATCATGAATCTGTTCAATCACTACTGGGAAATCTTCACCTTAAGTTTGTCTTCCATCAAACTTGGAAGTTTATAGATAAACCTGATTAATGAAGAGAATATGCACGATAGACATATATTCAGCAGTCTGTGGGTCATCTTGGGAAAGTTCACGGAATCAGTCAGATTGATTGCCTTTGTCTTGATAGTCTTGGGCACTCTCGGCCTTCTGGCGAACGAGTTTCTTGTCGGTTGGGGTAGGCCGCCACTCTCGCGTCAGCTGCCCTGAATGTGGTCGGACTCGCGATTCTGGGGTACTCGGCGATGCGTGACAGCAAGCGATCGGGCGCATAAGCGAAGACGCCAGCCTGCTGAAGTCTGACTGAAAGTAATCTGAAAAGTTGGGGGAACTTTTTCTCTCTGAGGGAGAACGATTGTTAGAAAATGTCAAATTTAGCAAGTCTGTTTTCGCAAAATAAGCGACACGTTGTGTATGTTTTTGATGGGTTTCTCATCAGTAAAAGTGGAGCGGGGCCGACGGGGCTCGAACCCGCAACTTCTGGCGTGACAGGCCAGTGCTCTAACCAATTGAACTACGGCTCCATTGTCAAATCCTGTTCAGAACAGGCGGACGCAAATTTAAGGAAATTGAAATCGCCCTGCAAGCAGAATTACGGTACTTCCAAAATAAACATCTGCCTCTTCAGGAAATAATTTTTTATATTCAGCCTGTATGAGAAATTTGGCAGAAATAATAAATCTGGAGATTCGAGCGAATGGGATTTAAATGCGGGATAGTCGGACTTCCGAATGTAGGTAAATCCACGCTATTCAATGCGCTGACCCGGGCGGGTGTTCCAATGGAAAATTATCCGTTTTGCACGATCGAACCGCATGTCGGAATGGTTGAGGTTCCGGACAAAAGATTGGAACTGTTGCAGAAGACCTATCATCCGCAAAAGGTGATTCCGACGACATTGCAGTTCGTGGATATTGCCGGATTGGTCAAAGGCGCCTCGCAGGGTGAAGGTCTCGGTAATCAATTTCTGAGCAACATCCAACCGGTCGATGCGATTATTCATCTGGTGCGATGTTTTGAAGACCCAAACGTAGCGCACATCGATGAAAAATTAGACCCAAAGCGGGATTTTGAAATCGTCGAAACTGAAATTCTGTTGAAAGACCTCGAGATTATCGAAAGCCGGATCAATAAAATTTCCCCTCGTGCCAAAACCGGCGATGACAAAACAAGAAAACAGTTGGCAATTCTTTATGATTTGAAAAACCTGCTTTCGGAAGGGAAATCCGCCAAACTCTATCACACTCATCCGGAGGAAGAATCTTTTCTGCGAGAACTGGCGCTCTTGTCGGCTAAACCCGTTCTAGTCGTCGGAAATATTTCCGAAAATGAAGCCACTTTGGGTAAAAAATCCGAGACGACGCGGAAGTTCGAACAATATTTTATGCAAACCGGTTCGCTTTTTCTGACGCTTTCGGCAAATCTGGAACTGGAATTATCGGAATTGGAAAATGACGATCGGACTTTTTTAATGAGGGAATGGAAATTGCCGACAACAGGTCTGAACCGATTGATTTCCGCGAGCTACGATCTTCTAAGATTGATTACGTTTTTTACGGTCGAATCCGGGATTTGTCAGGCGTGGACGATTCCCGGCGGAAGCGTTGCCGTCAAAGCCGCTTCGGTTATTCATTCCGGTTTTGAAGATCGTTTTATCAAGGCGGAAGTGCGTCACTGGTCAGACATCGAAAAAATCAGATCCGAAACGTTGTTGCGCGAGCAAGGATTGGTTCATATCGAGGGAAAATCTTATATGGTTAAAGACGGAGATGTGATCACGTTCAAACTCGCCGCCGGTTAGCGTTTCTACGACAAGAAATAATCAAAAGGGAGCCGCGAAAACGACTCCCTTTTTTTGTTACAATTTTATAACTCAATCTGAGAATGTTGTAGTTTTTTTATTCGGCGACGCCGTTTAAATTGTTGTAGGCTTTAATGATTTCCCTGACCAACCGGTGGCGAACGACGTCTTTGGGTTCAAAATAAACGAAGTCGATGCCGTCGATATTCTGCAAAATGTTTTTAGCTTCGATGAGGCCGGAATGGGCTTTATCCGGAATGTCGATCTGTGTAATATCACCGGTGATGATTGCTTTCGAGTTGACGCCGAGGCGAGTCAGAAACATCTTCATCTGCATGGAGGTCGTGTTCTGCGCTTCATCGAGAATAACATAGGCGTTATTCAACGTCCGACCGCGCATGTATGCCAGCGGTAGGACTTCGATGACACGTTGTTCGGTGTAAGCGTTGACTTTTTCTGTTGAAAGCATGTCCATTAACGCGTCGTAAAGCGGAGCGAGATAAGGCTCGATTTTTTCTTTCAAATCGCCCGGTAAAAATCCCAAACTTTCTCCGGCTTCGACTGCAGGGCGTGTGAGGATGATGCGCTGAACGTCATGGTTTCGCAGAGCGGCGACGGCGATTGCGACCGCGATATAGGTTTTACCGGTTCCGGCGGGTCCGATGCCGAACACGATGTCATTTTTCAACGTTGAGCGGTAATATTTTTCCTGATTCGCCGATCGTGGCTTGATGACACCGTTCTTTTTAAAAAGGATCACCGAATCGGCGGTAATCTCTTCTGCCGCCGGTCGTTTTCCGAGAATTTCAATATTGATCAGCGTCTGTACGTCATCTTCGGAAATTTCTCCTTTTTGGTTGATCGTCAACAACATTTCCCCGATGATGGCGTCGATTTGGCGAATTGAGTTTTCATCGCCGTCCAGCATCAATTTATTCCCGCGTGCGAAAATCTTTATTGGAAAGGTTTTCTGCAATAACGTCAAATTGATGTCGTTCATTCCGAAAACCAATAACGGATCGACGCCTTTGATTTCAATGATTTTTTCTGCCATTTTTCCTTATCCTAAACAAACCATAGTAAAATTTCTCGTATTTACGGAGATTTACAAGAAATTTATCGACGAGATCGAATCTGTAGTTATCTTTAGATTTTGTGTCAGATGAGACTAAGACGGGTTGTATTTTCTGCTTTAAGTCGGGATACTTGAAGACGTATAAAAACAACTTAGCCCCCAAGATTCTACATCTGTGGGGGCTAAATAACGTCTAATGAACGGTACCTACTTGGTGGTGTCAACCGCTGTGGTGTCCGTCGGTACCTGTTCAATTGTCTGCTCTGTGGCTGGGACTTCAGTTTTTTTCTGGCAACCAGCTAATCCGAGGACAAACAACAGAACCGCTGCAAAGACCAATGCTTTCTTCAATTCAGTTCCTCCCTTTGTTAGTTCTACTACGAACGTCTATATATGAAAAATCGTTCATGCCCTAAATTTAAGCAGCAATTTACCGAAATGAAATATTTATTCTGAACAGAACGAAAAATTTTTTATATCAGGATGGTCTGATTGTGCTTTGATGATCTGTCATTTAAAACTCAGGTAAGTGACGTTCACCTTCCTTAATAATGAAGAATATGACATATAACCGCCCCGTCCTTTTTCTTGTTTTTAGTGGGGTCTGGACTTAAATTTGCAATGCTTTATTAGATGGATTATGTGTCTGAAAAATATTGATAATACTAAAATTAATTCGATAAAATGCCCAAAATAATTACGATTGCGAACCAAAAAGGAGGCGTTGGAAAGACAACGACTGCGATCAATCTTGCGGCCGGATTGGCGGTTTCGGAAGTCGATACACTTTTGATAGATCTCGATCCGCAAGCCAACGCGACCATCGGTTGCGGAATTGATTATAAAAGCGTCGAAAACAGTATCTATGAAGTGCTGATAGATGGCGAAGGCATCAGTCCTGTGATTCAAACGACTGAAATTCCCTTTCTGGATATCGTACCTTCCGCGACTCGTTTGGTAGGAGCCGAGATCGAAATGGTCTCTATGATCGGCCGGGAAACGGTTTTAAAAAAGGCTCTCGAATCGCTCGAAAAGGAATATAGATATGTTATTATCGACTGTCCGCCGTCTCTCGGTTTGCTGACGATAAACAGCCTGACGGCCTCTCATTCTATCCTGATTCCGATCCAGTGCGAATACTATGCAATGGAAGGTTTGGGACAGTTGTTGAATACGATCCGTTTGGTTCAAAAAAGCCTCAACCGGAACCTTCAGATCGAAGGAGTGTTAATTACGATGAGCGATTCGCGATTGCGTCTGACTCAGGAAGTCACTGAACAGGTGAGGAGTTTTTTCAAAGAAAAAGTCTATCAGAGCGTGATCCGGCGGAATGTTCGTCTTGGAGAATCACCGAGTTTCGGCAAGCCCATTATTTTGTACGATGCCTCGTCACCGGGCGCTCAAGATTATATGGCATTGGTAGGAGAATTTTTAAAGAATGACGGTCAAGAGATTAGGTAAAGGATTAAGCGCAATCATTCCGGAATTTCCACCGGATTTTAACATGATCAATCAGGTTGCCGAAATTGACGTCGATAAAATTCGCGCCAACCCGCATCAGCCGCGAAAAGATTTCAACGAGCAGGCGATGAATGAATTGAAAATGTCCATTCGCGAGAAGGGCATTATTCAACCGATTACTGTTCGTCAGGCGGAAAACGGATTCGAATTGATCGCCGGGGAAAGACGTTTGCGCGCTGCGATAGAACTCGGACTGAAGTCGCTTCCGGCGTATATTTTATCCGTTAAAACGGATGTCGAGATGATGGAACTCGCCTTGATAGAAAACGTACAGAGGGAAGATTTGAATCCGGTGGACGAAGCCGAAGCCTACTCGGTTCTGGCCAACACGTTCAATATGTCCCATGAAGAAATCGCAACGAAAGTAGGGAAAGACCGTTCTACTATTACAAATTCTCTGAGACTGCTAAACTTGCCGGCTCCAATCATTCAAGATTTGCGCGATGATAAAATCACACCCGGACATGCCCGGCCTATTCTTTCTATAAACAATGAAAAACAGCAACTGAATCTCTGGCAAAGAATCAAACGTGATGGATTAAGCGTGCGGGCTGTTGAAGCATTCGTGAAAAATATGGATTTGGTCCAGCAAAAAACCGCCGAGCCAAAAGTCTTTCGCAAATCCAATTATGTTAAGACGGTAGAAGAAAAACTGATGCATATCGTCGGTTCGCGTGTAAAAATCCGTGGCGACGAAAATAAGGGCAGTATTGAGATCAACTTTTATTCACGGGAAGACTTGACTCGGTTGATGGATATTTTTGAATCTATCGAGGACATCGAAAAATGAGTAAAGCGGGTAAAAGATATTTTACGTTTCATCTGATGTCCACGGACAATAAAAAGCCGTTCAAGATAACGTTTAACCATCATATCGCACATCTGATTTTCGCTTTCGGCGTGATCGTTATTTTGTTTTTTTTCGTTGGTATTTTTACTTTTTTCCCAAAGGCGATTCAATACGACAAAATCAAGGCGGAAAACGACATCCTAATTCAGGATCGGATCAAAGTGACAAAAATCCTGAGTGATTACAATCAAATCCGGCAAATGGATCAGTACATCCGCTCCGTTTTAGGTAGCGATTTGAAGATTCCCGAAGGCGATTCGACAGTATACGACTCGATGGCGAATACACAGATGGGAGTAATTCAAAAGCCGGATGAAGTGGCGCGAATCAGTTTTCTGGATAACATTCCCATTTATCCGCCCGTCGACGGTTATATCACGCAGGGATTTTTAGATAATCGTGTGTTCAACAGTGATAACCATTTAGGAGTCGATGTCGTGGCAACTGAAGGCGAACCGATCAAGGCATCAGCCTCAGGAGTCGTCATTTTGTCGAATTGGACTCCCGATCTCGGGAATACGGTGATTATCTATCATGCCGGCGGTTATTTTACAATTTACGGCCATAATCAAAGAAATTATGTTGAACCGCACCAATATGTGAATCGCGGAGATGTGATTGGTTTTGTAGGAAACACCGGTAAAAGCAAAGGACCGCATCTTCATTTTGAAATTTGGAAGGAAGGAAAGCCTGTCAATCCGCAAGATATGGTTTATTCCTATAAACTGTCTGATAAATCGCTGAAAAATGTAGAAAGATAAACTTATGAGAGGCGACTCTATTATTAAGAAAGAATCGACGATCAACACAATCATCGGTGAAAATACTTTGATTGCCGGAAAAATTAACTGCGACGGCAACATTATTGTTTATGGAAAAATTGAAGGCGACATCACAACCGAAGGAACGATCACTATTTTTGCGACCTCTAACGTTCAGGGAAATTTGACAGGTTTCAATGTTCAGATCAGCGGTAAGGTCGAGGGAAACATCGATGCCAACGGAAAAGTCGTTCTAGGCGAAAAATCCAGTCTGATTGGTGATATCAAAGCTGTCCAAATCGTCATCGAAGAGGGCGCCGCATTCGACGGTCGATGCGTTATGCGAACCGCGAATCCGGAATCGGCAGCGTCTACAAAATCCGACCGCTGAGTCTCAACCAAGGGATTGTCATGAAATTGAAACGCACAGTGAATTGCGGAGAACTACGGAAATCAAATGAAGGGCAAACGGTCGTTTTAAACGGCTGGGTCAATAAACGACGCGATCACGGCGGACTCATTTTTCTCGATCTGCGCGACCGGTACGGAATTACGCAGATCGTTTTCGACACGGAATCGGCGGACGCCGCAATTCTAAATGCAAAAAAACTCGGCGCTGAAGACGTTGTCGCCGTCAAAGGGACTGTTCGGCTTCGCCCGGAAAATTCGATAAATAAAGAAATGCCAACCGGCGAGATCGAAATTGTTGCGCGAGAATTGGAAATCCTGAACACATCCTTAAATATTCCGTTTCAGGTGACCGATCGTTCGACCGGATTAGAAGACCTTCGCCTGAAATATCGTTTTCTGGATTTGCGAACCAAGGAACTGCAAAAAAATATTGCCATCAGACATCGCGCCGCACAAGCCGTTCGAAAGTTTTACTCCGCCAATGGGTTTTATGAAATCGAAACGCCATTTTTAACGAAAAGTACGCCGGAAGGCGCACGCGATTTTCTAGTTCCGAGCCGTCTGCATCAGGGCTCTTTTTATGCGCTTCCGCAATCGCCGCAGACTTACAAAC
Proteins encoded in this region:
- a CDS encoding transposase codes for the protein MSHAYVANWLHIIWSTKNRRRCLMANNALPVREHLIAEAAKTESSIETINIQPEHVHILVNLPATQSIDNFIHQLKGESSHWINDEKIIPGRFNWQKGYGAFSVSVSMVEMVKQYIQNQQEHHRRKPFAEEYKEFLEKHGFVYDDENR
- a CDS encoding cell shape determination protein CcmA, translating into MRGDSIIKKESTINTIIGENTLIAGKINCDGNIIVYGKIEGDITTEGTITIFATSNVQGNLTGFNVQISGKVEGNIDANGKVVLGEKSSLIGDIKAVQIVIEEGAAFDGRCVMRTANPESAASTKSDR
- a CDS encoding phosphate starvation-inducible protein PhoH, translating into MAEKIIEIKGVDPLLVFGMNDINLTLLQKTFPIKIFARGNKLMLDGDENSIRQIDAIIGEMLLTINQKGEISEDDVQTLINIEILGKRPAAEEITADSVILFKKNGVIKPRSANQEKYYRSTLKNDIVFGIGPAGTGKTYIAVAIAVAALRNHDVQRIILTRPAVEAGESLGFLPGDLKEKIEPYLAPLYDALMDMLSTEKVNAYTEQRVIEVLPLAYMRGRTLNNAYVILDEAQNTTSMQMKMFLTRLGVNSKAIITGDITQIDIPDKAHSGLIEAKNILQNIDGIDFVYFEPKDVVRHRLVREIIKAYNNLNGVAE
- a CDS encoding chromosome partitioning protein ParA — encoded protein: MPKIITIANQKGGVGKTTTAINLAAGLAVSEVDTLLIDLDPQANATIGCGIDYKSVENSIYEVLIDGEGISPVIQTTEIPFLDIVPSATRLVGAEIEMVSMIGRETVLKKALESLEKEYRYVIIDCPPSLGLLTINSLTASHSILIPIQCEYYAMEGLGQLLNTIRLVQKSLNRNLQIEGVLITMSDSRLRLTQEVTEQVRSFFKEKVYQSVIRRNVRLGESPSFGKPIILYDASSPGAQDYMALVGEFLKNDGQEIR
- a CDS encoding redox-regulated ATPase YchF, whose translation is MGFKCGIVGLPNVGKSTLFNALTRAGVPMENYPFCTIEPHVGMVEVPDKRLELLQKTYHPQKVIPTTLQFVDIAGLVKGASQGEGLGNQFLSNIQPVDAIIHLVRCFEDPNVAHIDEKLDPKRDFEIVETEILLKDLEIIESRINKISPRAKTGDDKTRKQLAILYDLKNLLSEGKSAKLYHTHPEEESFLRELALLSAKPVLVVGNISENEATLGKKSETTRKFEQYFMQTGSLFLTLSANLELELSELENDDRTFLMREWKLPTTGLNRLISASYDLLRLITFFTVESGICQAWTIPGGSVAVKAASVIHSGFEDRFIKAEVRHWSDIEKIRSETLLREQGLVHIEGKSYMVKDGDVITFKLAAG
- a CDS encoding DNA-binding protein → MTVKRLGKGLSAIIPEFPPDFNMINQVAEIDVDKIRANPHQPRKDFNEQAMNELKMSIREKGIIQPITVRQAENGFELIAGERRLRAAIELGLKSLPAYILSVKTDVEMMELALIENVQREDLNPVDEAEAYSVLANTFNMSHEEIATKVGKDRSTITNSLRLLNLPAPIIQDLRDDKITPGHARPILSINNEKQQLNLWQRIKRDGLSVRAVEAFVKNMDLVQQKTAEPKVFRKSNYVKTVEEKLMHIVGSRVKIRGDENKGSIEINFYSREDLTRLMDIFESIEDIEK